In a genomic window of Arvicanthis niloticus isolate mArvNil1 chromosome 8, mArvNil1.pat.X, whole genome shotgun sequence:
- the LOC117714219 gene encoding prolactin-4A1-like produces MKAETELEVLLYCLNFMMTDSIQPDTGVEYLKGPNLTLTDIIHTKCVVGFNGTVLLLLGSNLLLWENTASAMKAKMLNVYNYTSFGDTWNQAIRLSQTMNHQISELSTHFKEFYAQGRGFEQRTSKCHTSSLSFPENKEEAQKIQLEELLGLAHSILQAWVNPLYHLWAEMGERLGSTPPTLYKALAVKILNRNLLGAIKKIALKGNFEIKENSNYPAWSELGFLQSPNRDTRYFAFYNLFHCLKKDSNIVEMYLKLLRCQLIQSNC; encoded by the exons ATGAAAGCTGAGACTGAGCTGGAGGTTCTGCTATACTGTCTGAATTTCATGATGACAGACAGCATTCAGCCTGATACTGGGGTCGAGTATCTTAAAGGACCTAATCTAACACTTACTGACATAATTCATACAaaatgtgttgttggattcaatG GGACAGTGCTCTTGCTGTTGGGATCCAACCTGCTTCTGTGGGAGAACACGGCCTCTGCTATGAAAGCTAAAATGTTGAATGTCTACAACTACACATCCTTTGGGGACACATGGAATCAGGCAATCAGGTTATCCCAGACCATGAATCACCAAATTTCAGAACTGTCCACTCACTTT AAAGAATTTTATGCCCAAGGCCGAGGATTTGAGCAGAGGACCTCCAAATGCCacacttcttccctctcttttccaGAAAACAAGGAAGAAGCCCAAAAGATCCAA CTGGAAGAACTGCTGGGGTTGGCACACAGCATATTGCAAGCCTGGGTCAACCCTCTGTATCATCTGTGGGCTGAAATGGGTGAGAGGCTGGGATCCACTCCTCCTACTCTCTACAAAGCCTTGGCAGTTAAGATCTTAAACAGAAATCTCCTGGGGGCCATAAAGAAGATTGCTCTCAAG gGTAATTTTGAAATCAAGGAAAACTCGAACTATCCTGCCTGGTCTGAATTGGGATTCCTGCAGTCACCTAATAGAGACACTAGATACTTTGCTTTTTATAACTTGTTTCACTGCCTGAAAAAAGATTCAAATATAGTGGAAATGTATCTGAAGCTTCTGAGGTGCCAACTCATCCAAAGCAACTGCTAA